From the genome of Pelobacter propionicus DSM 2379, one region includes:
- the thiS gene encoding sulfur carrier protein ThiS, translated as MIITVNGKATDVKDGCTIGQLLEQLEIKRDRVAVEVNLDIVPKASHDSHALAAGDVIEIVQFVGGG; from the coding sequence ATGATCATAACCGTTAACGGCAAGGCGACCGACGTGAAGGATGGCTGCACCATCGGCCAGTTGCTGGAGCAACTGGAGATCAAGCGGGACCGTGTCGCGGTGGAGGTCAATCTGGACATCGTGCCCAAGGCTTCCCACGATTCCCATGCCCTGGCTGCAGGGGATGTCATCGAGATCGTTCAATTTGTTGGCGGCGGCTAG